The Anguilla rostrata isolate EN2019 chromosome 2, ASM1855537v3, whole genome shotgun sequence genome contains the following window.
ATCATGCACTGTGTTTAAAAGCTGCGAATGAATGCTTTTTCGATACAATTCAGAGGCAAGCTTCATTGCTTCAGAAAGCTTCGCTTTGCCAAcactaaatattacattttgtctaaagatctgaaaccattcagtgtgaccaATGCAATCATaggggaaatcaggaagggggcaaatactttttctgaAATTGTTCAAAATAAAGGTCCACCTGCACATAAGTGAGAAAAATGCAacttaaatgtttgttttcaaaccTAGCAAAGTTATGACATTTAAATACTCCTTTGttataataatacaaatgatGTTTCTGGAGTACCGTTTATATGTAAAGGCAAAgcatttatttcctttcttcCATGTTGTTTGTTAGAAATGCAGTAagtctaaatatgaaatacaaaaatcactgttttctgtatatatacatcatctttgtcataattaaagatgttatttttcattattgtcaTTTCATTCTTCAGAATATCAATTCATTGAATCAGATgagttttcacaaaaaaagcatgTCATGGTTATTTGAGATGTAAAAAAAGTGTTCATAcaattgaaaatgtataaaatgattaaaacaatTCAGACCCATAGGAATAAAACGTATTTACTGCACAAATAGTGTTTTCAGGTATGTGCAACAGGAATTAAACTACAGTACATTTATAAACAGGGATAGTAAATGAGAAAGCAATGACTCTGAACGACATTAGAGTCCATGCAGAAATTTACATGGCATAAAAGCCTTGGAATGTGCACACAATGTTAACTTATTTCATGCACCATTCATCTACAACACTGAAAAGTAGAGAAACAAAGATTCTGAAATGTTGATAAAAACATATTGGCTGAAGTGTAATGATCAGCTTTAGTGAACATGCATATTACAGCATCTAtgctggcagtaaaaaaaagaaaactgatcaGGCCAGTTctgtcaatttcattttcagaaaacaagTTTTCAAGACACATTTCCATCTTTCTACCATCTTTTCTAAAAAATTCCAGCCGTCGAAATACGAATGAAATTCCCTTACAATGAAAAGAATGTTCCCAAACACTCATTGTAAAAGGGAAACGGGATCCCAGTTTGTCCCAGTCATTGCAGGGAATACATCAGGGGGAACCATACACTGTACTACCATGCAACAGGAAAGGCTGACAAGGCTATCTTTCCAAATGTATGAATTATGCTGGTGTTGATTTAAAGCTGGTTTAGTTAAAAAGGCCAGTCCGTACTGTTCACACTTTTAGGGGCGTTCTTCCGCACAAATCCTCTGGTGGCTAATTACCTCATGTAGCCTGGAAAAACACTTCCTACACTGTGTGAACAATGATAcagcttttcacctgtatgactTCTCAGCTATACACTTAACAGAATTTGCACTAAAACAGTTCTGACACTGCGTACAATTAGAGCTTTTAACCTGCACAAATTCTCTGGAAGCTACTTACATGAGATATTTTGGAAAGTACTTCCCACCATGAATAAATCtgtagggtttttcacctgtGAGTACTCTGGTGGCAAGTTAGattatattttctgttaaaacacTTCCCGCATTCTGTACACTTGTAGGGCCGTTCACCTGAATGAATTTTCATGTGGCTATTTAAATCATATATTCTGGAGAAAGACTTCTCACACTGAGGACATTTGAAGGGATATTCATGTGTATGCCTTTTCAAGTGTAAATTTAAAGAtgatgttgaaaaaaaacacttctcacactgcGTACACTTGaagggtttttcacctgtatgaattatATTGTGACGATTTAACTCACTTctttgggaaaaacacttcccacactcaatacatttgtagggcttgtTACCCGTGTGAGTACTCAGGTGGCAAGTTAAATTATATTTCCGATAAAAACATTTTCCGCACTCTGTACACTTGTAGGTCTGTTCACCTGAGTGAATTTTCAGGTGGCTATTTAAATCATATAGTCTACAGAAAGACTTCACACACTGAGGACATTTGTAAGGCTGTTCATCCGTATGAATTCTCATGTGTATATCTAAAgaatattttgcattaaaatacTTCCCACACTGAATACAAAGAAAGGGTTTTTCATCCATATGAACCATCTTGTGGCGATTTAACGCACTTGTTTGggaaaaacatttcccacactgagtacatttgtagggcttttcacctgtatgaatcatcTTGTGGCgatttaaagcacttttttggtaaaaacatttcccacactgagtacatttgtagggcttttcacctgtatgaatcatcTTGTGGCAATTTAAAGCACTTGTTTGCGAAAAATGAATCCCACACTGAGTACATCtgtagggtttttcacctgtatgaattctctggtggctATTTAAATGAGACATTCTGGAAAAGCACTTCTCACACGaagtacatttgtagggcttttcaccagcatgaattctctggtggctATTTAAATGAGACAATCTCAAAAAgcacttctcacactgtgtacacttgtatggcttttctCCTAAATGAAGGTCCCCTTTATTTCTATGAACAGTCTGGTTTTGAAAGAAATTCAaaagtttttggtttttgcatgAATTCATTATCATGGGTTCAATTGTCACATTTGTTCGCTGTTTATGTTTGCCACAAATGTTTGTACTTTTCTGGACAAATCTGGCCTGATTATGTTCATTAGTGTTGTCATAGCGATTTAATTCCCCACACTGGGTCAGCAGCTCctgaatttcttcttttttacagtCTGTGTTTGGCTCTCCTGCACATTGCCATTGTTCAGCCTGGTCTTTGTGATCAACACCAGCTCCACTCATTACAGCATTTATGAGATTACTCACTAAACTTTCACTGGATTCACACTTAATCCTATCAAATTCAATTTTCACACAATTAATATCCTGCAAGTCACTGATGTGTTCTGCCTGAAGGTATCCTCCATCAGCAGTCtctgttttgatttggtc
Protein-coding sequences here:
- the LOC135249407 gene encoding gastrula zinc finger protein XlCGF26.1-like; the protein is MMQTGVCLRQDTETTLPELTEQNRIRQKEEELSGLESVHMAESETECAAPGLNTLESECVTAHSGVSDVQNRHTPLTKTETDLGSSHTGDLIKTENLECTELGYVTHLHPDQIKTETADGGYLQAEHISDLQDINCVKIEFDRIKCESSESLVSNLINAVMSGAGVDHKDQAEQWQCAGEPNTDCKKEEIQELLTQCGELNRYDNTNEHNQARFVQKSTNICGKHKQRTNVTIEPMIMNSCKNQKLLNFFQNQTVHRNKGDLHLGEKPYKCTQCEKCFLRLSHLNSHQRIHAGEKPYKCTSCEKCFSRMSHLNSHQRIHTGEKPYRCTQCGIHFSQTSALNCHKMIHTGEKPYKCTQCGKCFYQKSALNRHKMIHTGEKPYKCTQCGKCFSQTSALNRHKMVHMDEKPFLCIQCGKYFNAKYSLDIHMRIHTDEQPYKCPQCVKSFCRLYDLNSHLKIHSGEQTYKCTECGKCFYRKYNLTCHLSTHTGNKPYKCIECGKCFSQRSELNRHNIIHTGEKPFKCTQCEKCFFSTSSLNLHLKRHTHEYPFKCPQCEKSFSRIYDLNSHMKIHSGERPYKCTECGKCFNRKYNLTCHQSTHR